One Aphidius gifuensis isolate YNYX2018 linkage group LG3, ASM1490517v1, whole genome shotgun sequence DNA window includes the following coding sequences:
- the LOC122852707 gene encoding UV radiation resistance-associated gene protein, with amino-acid sequence MMEMKASQVLVRDLDLTLQPRTSPRYKVWLPLATQQLRLRSLCQIIGYNLETDKKFEICWFYFTLHRSTMSSPFYTSEPIDNTSPKWTSLEVPTLHATGLSTANEIVLRLWRRTKVDDPSTDVTIFTWGISFTGLVYMGPKLSSNNLESMLHNNSLIFHLHGGFFVPSYCLNNSPQFRRYLYMSVSNSEICQSYTVEQLIKLRNQMKYMKEITDNVQILKDKIATGENNEIIKNYKQTKLNKLLLKPKIINKEKKIEILNIKKQLEIEKFRKKLLEQERIRKVSDIRKLNKLHLSMMEDNQDKGLLLMERYRELNKDIERLREWRQNHIEIREIYLQKTAQLSYRRRKLMSDLSLIFDIKYNNDNKLTINNVHLPDSEELNIYKNDLNISVGLGYVVQTIDVVSKLLNIPTRYPIINNGSRCKIIDHISDDIRDKDRQFPLFSRNKDKLKFHYGVYLLNKNISQLRWYCGLPTIDLRCTLLNLSTLLNFKYNNQQIFDNTKRTLSGSSLNTEQNELPSTPPLQKLLFDKMNMNNSNNNINRQMFNIKTYNKKFLSSSLDQGLDKSLAFNKFNNYTKRICKSYDFTIDNNNNSNNKKSLSLPRDAISNSSDDENINIFNKNIDIVDKSLSATSSSELLDTEIEISIPLSITKIHSDDSTLKKTSSTSISSCEIALNSSSQNDCVDMIINNNNNSKKIDEESSCGDGSPSTISIIDKINYNISQETINDNNNTTINLANKKIINNSNSFSSLNDINHTNNITDDEHVVASSCPESAKSFYDDYDDNNTTINKCKYESTMSLQTPSVINNNVNLTNLQTNKVEQVINNYQASSELIDSIRKSSENVFARTEALASKKTSFKVMKPRL; translated from the exons ATGATGGAGATGAAAGCAAGTCAAGTTCTTGTCAGGGACTTGGACCTTACCCTTCAACCAAGAACATCACCAAGATACAAAGTTTGGCTACCACTAGCAACCCAAcag ttaCGTTTACGAAGTTTATGTCAAATAATTGGATACAATTTAGagacagataaaaaatttgaaatatgttggttttattttacattacaTAGATCAACAATGTCATCACCTTTTTATACAAGTGAACCAATTGATAATACAAGTCCAAAATGGACAAGTCTTGAAGTGCCTACATTACATGCAACTGGTCTATCAACAGCAAATG aaatagtATTACGACTTTGGAGAAGAACAAAAGTCGATGATCCATCAACAGATGTTACAATATTTACATGGGGTATATCATTTACTGGACTTGTTTATATGGGtccaaaattatcatcaaataatctTGAATCAATGttacataataattcattgatatttcatttacaTGGTGGTTTTTTTGTACCATCATATTGTCTTAATAATTCACCACAATTTCGtcgttatttatatatgagtGTTAGTAATTCGGAAATATGTCAAAGTTATACTGTTGaacaattgattaaattaagaaatcaaatgaaatatatgAAAGAAATAACAGATAAtgtacaaatattaaaagataaaatagcaactggtgaaaataatgaaataattaaaaattataaacaaacaaaattaaataaattattattaaaaccaaaaataataaataaagaaaaaaaaattgaaatattaaatattaaaaaacagcttgaaattgaaaaatttcgtaaaaaattattagaacaaGAAAGAATACGTAAAGTAAGTGATAtacgtaaattaaataaattacatttatcaaTGATGGAAGATAATCAAGATAaaggtttattattaatggaaCGTTATcgtgaattaaataaagatattGAAAGATTACGTGAATGGCGACAAAATCATATTGAAATAcgtgaaatatatttacaaaaaacagCCCAATTATCATATCGTAGACGTAAATTAATGTCTGatttatctttaatatttgacattaaatataataatgataataagttaacaataaataatgtacATTTACCAGACAGtgaagaattaaatatatataaaaatgatttaaatatatctgtTGGTCTTGGCTATGTTGTACAAACAATTGATGttgtatcaaaattattaaacataccAACAAGAtatccaataataaataatggatcacgttgtaaaattattgatcataTTAGTGATGATATTAGAGATAAAGATCGTCAATTTCCATTATTTTCAcgtaataaagataaattaaaatttcattatggtgtttatttattaaataaaaatatatcacaaTTAAGATGGTATTGTGGTCTTCCAACAATTGATTTACGTtgtacattattaaatttatcaacattattaaattttaaatataataatcaacaaatatttgataatacaaaaagaaCATTATCTGGTTCATCATTAAATACTGAACAAAATGAATTACCATCAACACCaccattacaaaaattattatttgataaaatgaatatgaataatagcaacaacaacataaacagacaaatgtttaatataaaaacctataataaaaaatttttaagttcaTCATTAGATCAAGgtcttgataaatcattggcatttaataaatttaataattatacaaaacgTATATGTAAATCTTATGATtttacaattgataataataataatagtaataataaaaaatcattatcattgcCAAGAGATGCTATAAGTAATAGtagtgatgatgaaaatataaatatatttaataaaaatattgatattgttgataaatcattatcaGCAACATCATCAAGTGAATTACTTGATACtgaaattgaaatatcaaTACCATTATCAATAACTAAAATACATTCTGATgattcaacattaaaaaaaacaagttcaACATCAATATCAAGTTGTGAAATTGCACTTAATTCATCATCACAAAATGATTGTGTTgatatgattataaataataataataatagtaaaaaaattgatgaagaatcAAGTTGTGGTGATGGTAGTCCATCGacaatatcaattattgataaaattaattataatattagtcaagaaacaattaatgataataataatacaacaattaatcttgccaataaaaaaattattaataattcaaattcattttcatcattaaatgacattaatcatacaaataatataactgATGATGAACATGTTGTTGCATCAAGTTGTCCAGAAAGTGCTAAATCAttttatgatgattatgatgataataatactacaataaataaatgtaaatatgaatCAACAATGAGTCTACAAACACCCagtgttattaataataatgttaatttaacaaatttacaaacaaataaagttgaacaagttattaataattatcaagcaTCAAGTGAACTTATTGATTCAATTAGAAAAAGTTCAGAAAATGTATTTGCAAGAACAGAAGCATTGGCtagtaaaaaaacaagttttaaaGTTATGAAACCacgattataa
- the LOC122852712 gene encoding syndetin: MDDLKFKFLGLINKQNQSKVPSMGLNPELLNPIESLHHEKKIIQAGNSSDNESDQDILESIESDYYKPDESFDSCRHELRKLSSTLSCNDIEIIHKKLERQQQVVSSKVLQLILQKQNLCNEEFKKIIKIQEQLTIVVNICKMSRSDLALAKKQFTTASLGILANYKKRQILQELLYSLNTIKTLQRTDDRLQELLKEENFPGAISLLLECQSAAQTYKHFNCVAILASKLQDTLDQTEETLDNTICRLCTDFDDKTYTSVQEAYKLLRKSQTAIDQLHMHFTAAIHNSAFNIVYSRTGGDIKRQYSQLCQSVPHEYIINCLIDLSKGLWKILRSYNQVLNWHSNHAVSQQQVDNEPEDTFNNHYITQKLKNGMSKIWHDVEIKISTFLNIINIEKYRFEEFLKILSIINRLIDIGNELCNIKSLNLYNFMKKQSSIYFSHYHNLRLEELVIFFEHEGWELCPVKKNFTSINLQEFKSLNALIINSQNLIINNDINEDVIVLSGWLEKYLNTDLCPFDITLDETMDESILEKSYDDGSGDFTDDSDDDNSINEKLIKKKKYYTGPIMTNTSLSILRVCGKYLQMSKLLKTISSTVIYSIIQFFEFYFYSVHKLFTSDLQISAESLYTPKLKLTLARIKDNLFFNNHTEHKQGKIRQPIINNTNYFDNNDKLYGLAERIIGVESIIELGQQYNNLENYLKNLIHQTDNNADEELLNQFYSQTISSAVDLRKPVYMAVIEKCIDISKIIGLMGKVNWEVKDVMSQHSEYVDEILKDIQDIQIKFNNVGSMKIDDKVRWALWENVAHLINHTLVEGYSNAKKCSNGGRGLMQLDFTQLKTKFEMTTSVRPMPHSEYVEMYIKAYYISQSSFEEWLEKHKEYSVKHLSGLISCIFQSNKKNRQRLISLVEEQRSNR, from the exons atggatgatttaaaatttaaatttcttggacttataaataaacag aaCCAATCAAAGGTACCATCAATGGGTCTTAATCCAGAATTATTAAATCCAATTGAATCTCtacatcatgaaaaaaaaataatacaagctGGTAATTCAAGTGATAATGAATCTGATCAAGATATTTTAGAATCAATTGAGTCAGACTATTATAAGCCTGATGAATCATTTGATTCATGTCGTCATGAATTAAGAAAACTTTCATCAACATTAAGCTGCaatgatattgaaataatacataaaaaacttgaacgaCAGCAACAAGTTGTATCAAGTAAAGTTTTACAACttatattacaaaaacaaaatttatgtaatgaagaatttaaaaaaattattaaaatacaagaacaattgacaattgttgttaatatatgtaaaatgagTAGATCTGATTTAGCACTTgctaaaaaacaatttacaacAGCAAGTCTTGGAATACTtgctaattataaaaaacgtCAAATACTTCAAGAATTATTATACagtttaaatacaattaaaacactt caaAGAACAGATGATAGACttcaagaattattaaaagaagaaaattttccTGGTGCAATATCATTATTACTTGAATGTCAAAGTGCAGCACAAacatataaacattttaattgtgTTGCAATATTAGCTAGTAAATTACAAGATACACTTGATCAAACAGAAGAAACTCTTGACAATACAATATGTCGTCTTTGTActgattttgatgataaaacatATACATCTGTACAAGAAGCATATAAACTTTTACGTAAAAGTCAAACAGCAATTGATCAACTTCATATGCATTTTACAGCTGCAATACATAATTCagcttttaatattgtttattcacGTACTGGTGGTGATATTAAACGTCAATACAGCCAATTATGTCAATCAGTACCacatgaatatattataaattgtttgattGATCTTAGTAAAGGTCTTTGGAAAATATTACGTTCTTATAATCAAGTATTAAATTGGCATAGTAATCATGCTGTATCACAACAACAAGTTGATAATGAACCTGAAGatacatttaataatcattatataacacaaaaattaaaaaatggcaTGTCAAAAATTTGGCATgatgttgaaattaaaatatcaacatttttaaatataattaacattgaaaaatatcgttttgaagaatttttaaaaattttatcaattattaatcgTTTAATTGACATTGGTAATGAattatgtaatattaaatcattaaatttatataattttatgaaaaaacaatcgtcaatttatttttcacattatcataatttaagaCTTGAAGAGttggttatattttttgaacatgAAGGCTGGGAATTATgtccagttaaaaaaaattttacatcaattaatttacaggaatttaaaagtttaaatgcattaattataaattcacaaaatttaataattaataatgatattaatgaaGATGTAATAGTATTATCAGGAtggcttgaaaaatatttaaatactgaTTTATGTCCATTTGATATAACACTTGATGAAACAATGGATGAAAGTATATTAGAAAAATCATATGATGATGGTTCTGGCGATTTTACGGATGAttcagatgatgataattcaattaatgaaaaattaattaaaaaaaaaaaatattatactggTCCAATAATGACAAATACATCATTAAGTATATTAAGAGTATGtggtaaatatttacaaatgtcaaaattattaaaaacaatatcatcaacagttatttatagtataatacagttttttgaattttatttttattcagtacataaattatttacatctgATTTACAAATATCAGCTGAATCACTATATAcaccaaaattaaaattaacacttGCTAgaataaaagataatttattttttaataatcatacaGAACATAAACAAGGAAAAATACGTCaaccaattataaataatacaaattattttgataataatgataaattatatggTCTTGCTGAAAGAATAATTGGTGTTGAATCAATTATTGAACTTGgtcaacaatataataatcttgaaaattatttaaaaaatttaattcatcaaacaGATAATAATGCTGATGAAGAGctgttaaatcaattttacagTCAAACAATATCATCTGCTGTTGATTTGAGAAAACCAGTGTATATGgctgttattgaaaaatgtattgatatatcaaaaataattggacTTATGGGAAAAGTTAATTGGGAAGTTAAAGATGTTATGTCACAACATAGTGAATATGTTGATGAAATTCTAAAAGACATTCAagatatacaaattaaatttaataatgttggATCTatgaaaattgatgataaagtaAGATGGGCATTGTGGGAAAATGTTGctcatttaattaatcacaCATTGGTGGAAGG ATAttcaaatgcaaaaaaatgtTCTAATGGCGGTCGAGGCTTGATGCAACTTGATTTTacacaattaaaaacaaaatttgaaaTGACAACGTCAGTTAGACCAATGCCACACAGTGAATATGTCGAAATGTACATCAAAGCATACTACATATCTCAATCATCATTTGAAGAATGGCTTGAAAAACACAAa GAATATTCAGTCAAACATTTGAGTGGACTAATTTCTTGTATATttcaaagtaataaaaaaaatcgacaACGGTTAATCTCTCTTGTGGAAGAACAACGATCAAATAGGTAA